The Syngnathus scovelli strain Florida chromosome 17, RoL_Ssco_1.2, whole genome shotgun sequence sequence CTAGTGCTTCAAACATATCCTCCCACTCGCAAACCCACAAACATACACGGAGGTATCTACGGTTAACCCGAGTTACATCTTGTGTCTTTTAATGGAAAGGTGTAAGCAGCAATGGTTAACACTGAGCGAGCTGACACCATCCAAACTACGTCGTAAATGTTGTGCACACATCAACCGTTCTATTCAGAGCAGACTCGAATAAGGAGGTTTGGTCTACAAAAACATCTCCCACTacatctacccccccccccccccccacatgccCGCTATACTATGACGCAATCACAATGTACATGGCTAAATGTGTACACAATAAcgttgtaaaaaaagaaaaaaaaacatgcacacacttaTAACTTATATTATACAATACCAGTAATATGATTAATATAAATGATAGCATTGCAAAATAAAGCTTCAAAAAATATGAAGTGGAAGGAGCTCAATTGAATGAACGAAAAAGCGAAATGAAGGGAAGCATTTCAGATTTGAAACATATTTGACCAGGCTGTCAAATTACACGAcaatattcatccatccatccatccattttctgaaccgcttagtccccacgggggtcgcgggcgtgctggagcctatcccagccgtcatcgggcagtaggcgggggacaccctgaactggttgccagccaatcgcagggcaccacgacaatattatttttattaaatctaAGCGCTCAATTGCTGTTAGCCTCTCATCTGTTTTAATGATAGCTGAAACAAAAAAGGGAGAAAATAGAGATTTGGAAGTGTATAGTGACATTTTAGACACCCTGTAaagtaggtaaaaaaaaaaaactaatgtgcCATTATTTGGACGTTCTTGGGTTACTTCCTAGAAATCCTGTTGCATGTTTGACCGATTATTTTATCTGATTATCTAATAAAGTGTTCACAGCACCGCGATGAGTGTTGCTACATGATGCTGTGAGAAAATAAATTAACTGAATCATGCTTGCAATGAAGTGTGTGTTGATGCATTCAAACATGGGAAGTGCATACGTGTTCCCGGTCATGGCCTGTGATACTTgtcgttgaagcgatgaatggttACGCAACCGTGGTAGGAGATGCAACGTGGCATAGCAGCCACCCCTGTGATGATTCCTGTGGCCGGGTCATAACACATGATGGTGTCGGTCGCTTCGCCGTTTTCGCCTCGGCCGCCCAGGATAAAGATCTTCCCGTTGCAAACAGACATGCCGCAGCTCTCCTACGAGCAGAACATGAGAAGTTACCTTGGAGTTTTTTGAAGTATGACAAAAATGTCCTACCTGTTTTCCAAAGGTATGCACCACATGGATCCAGTAGTCCTCCACAGGGTCGTAGCAGAAGAGGGACTTGGTGAGACCGCCGCAGACGTACACGAGGTTGTTGAGCGACACGGCTGTGATGCagcgcttggcgatggggatGTTGGCGCGGAGGAGCCAAGTGTCGCTCTCTGGATCGTAACACTGGACCTATGACATATTGTGAGGATGAACAAAAACATGctctggacacttcattaggtaaaaACCAGCAATCTCGTATATTTTCATCAGATGCTTTTTTTAATTGGCATTTTCCGTCCTCTGATTTtgtctgatgaaaacaaatgtttttctaCTGCTGACATCACCCCAGCTGTCATCACTATTTGTCCAAGGATGTGTGTTTAAGGATGACATCTGTGTCCCACCTTGTCTGAACAGGTATTGTCGTCAGGCCCTCCTCCTATCACAAAGAGCTTGCCGGCACAGCTGGccacggccggcgagctcaccgcCTCCTTCAAGGGCGCCACCTCCGTCCAGCGGTTTGAGAAGGAGTCATAACACTCCACGCTGCTCAGGCGGCTTTGGCCGTCGTAGCCACCCACAGCGTAAACCTGGAATATTCATACAAAGCGAATAGATGAGTGGCATACTAAAAACTTCGGAGTCGGCGCTTACGTGCACTTTTTGAATGAACAGTAAACAGCTAATTATAAAGGTGAACATGTGATTGCACATCAGCACAAAGAGAACCAGTCCATCTAGTGCGGAGAGGAAAAGAAATGACGCACTGTTTTTCAAAACATAACCTCTGATTGACGTCTGTAAACTCCGGCCCACAGGCCATTGTTATTGACTAACCTTTGTAATTCAGCATGTCGCTTGACACGATATATATATTAAGCCGCTGTTTAATGTTGACACATTCCTTTGAGTGTCCCTAAGGTAAGGCCGGAAAACTACATTTGAAAACGGCTATGCAGTGTTACGGTCTTCGGTcgtaatattaggtacacctgcacgatACTgtcaattatattatattaaaaaacTTTGATAAAGCGAGTGTATTGGATTGTGCAGACGTACATAATAAAGTCGCCGCCAGCCGAACGAGAAGTGACGGAAGTAACAAGTCAACACAGAACCAATATGACAGAATATTGATTGATGTTCTGTAAATGAGAAATAATCCAGGAAGTCTCATGCAACTGTAATGTCTTCTTATCCTTCCAAGTAATATACAGTGAAAACAAATACCAAGAAGGGGCAaggagagaggagggggggaaGTGAGGGAGACATGCcaaggaggagggaaaaaacgTGCACGTTGAACGTTGATATTTGCATTCCCAACCCGACGGAACGACAGCCTGGCCTGGTCATGAATGAGTTGCTTTATGTGTGGCGACTAGCAATCAATGCCCCGTTCAAAAGTGAGAACTTGCCACAAATGATcaattattgatgaataaggtGCAGTGACCCCCACCTGACTTTGatttgtatctcaaatcatcgTTCCCCATTGAAGTGAATAcaaatgccattaatccgtcCCAGAGAGAAGAGTCAATGAGCAAGTGATACAAATAGTGATGGAAAAGAACAGCTGAGTGCTGACATGACAGGGACAAGAGCTATTTTtgtgcaactctaacagggatcATAGACAGGACAGAAGTGTGAGTGCACTTCTATCAAAAAGTTGAGTTAATTGCAGTTTATGATGTAACACCAacttctgtagtgtactcaaaGGTACATTTTTTGCCTAAATGAATGtgggaaaaaataattatttctcaTTATGTGACCATTCGTGCTGCAGCTCAAAatgggaaattacggtacaaggGGAAACTGAAAATAGAATGAGGAAACCACTGACAAGGAACTGAATCTCGCTGTATGTGGGAAcagtcaaacacaaacatttagTGGATGATGAGAACTAACAATAATACAATAGCGTTAACAGAAACACATCACTAATGAGACAAACAAATGCGGTCATAAAaagagtggagaaaaaaaaaaaaggctactaCACGTGAAGCGAAAAGCACACGTGTGCATCAGACACGGGAAGAAGTCAGACATGAACCTCGTCTGGGAGTAAGAAGAATGTGTCGACCGAGAGAAATATTTATGTGTGCGAGTATGTGGGAGCACTTTAGCCAATTCACTGCCAGTCCAGTTCTTTGAAAACCATGAAAAaattcaaaacaataaaaaaaaaaaacgaggccaTCAAATAGTACCGTGGCCTATGTAGTaaacaagtgtgtgaacttgtGCACACTTAAGGAGACAAAGCTTGAATCTGAATCCAAGTCCGTATTTAATTCAACATGATCAATTACTGTTGTCTTTGTCAGATAATTAGAACCTCTCATGAGTTGCAATACCAGCGACTCACGAGAATAAATACTGCACAGGCAGACTCGACTATCCAGTTTGAGAACTATTTCGGAGATAACTTGAAATATCAATCCTTATCTGATTTCCTTTCATTGGGTTCAAGTATATGCTTGCGTATATTCTTACACAGGAATGTCGACCTGGCCGTGCATAAGAGATCGTAAATAGCATAGCCAAGATGGAGGATCAAAATGCTTTAGTCAAGATGTAAGAAACTGAAAATTGTGCAAACTAGTATTGCAGTTGCCAAGGTACTTTTTTGGAACAGGACAAACACAATTAAACGATGACACGGTGTTGTTGCTTGGAACAAGACGGCCTCATTGCCCAACACGCCtgataagcaaactgcaggcTATCGACAGAGGCGACAGGAATTTAGAGTAACATCCTTTTTGTCCCTGAAGAGAAGTGGCGAGGTCATTACCGTCAATCACAAAGACACCGGTATGTTTAAAAGCAACTTTTTGTATGTCTGTGGTTTTAGATAATAAACAGAGTATGTCTCAACGGCGACGTTATACGACTATAAAACTAGTCTGAAAGCTTTGCTTTAAACTAGGACTCATTCTGTAAATATGTTAAAAGACAGCACGCTTACCTTGCCCAGCAGGACACCCATCTTGTGTCTCCAGCGTCCTTTATTTaatgacgccactctgatccacAGGTTGAGTTGCGAGTTATACATCCACACGTCCCTGCTGTTGATGCGACCGCCTGAAGCACAGACAAGTCCAGAAAAATAGTAAATAGCCCAAATAATAAATGCCTCttaaatatgttgtttttgtaCGGCTTAACACTTTGAATTCTAGAAGGcaaaaaaatattgattaaTGACAAATGACGTGTTTTTGGTGACATTACAGATGATGAAGGAAGTGATTCAAGATGTGTCCCGTCATCAATTATCTGCTGTTTACGAAGTTAAAGAGCCAAACAAGCCTGCTGCCCTGAAGGTTTATGAGTTGGAACAATTTGAATAAAAGTCACAAGGCCGTTGGAGGGAGAACTACCACAAAGGCACCCCTTGTAATCTTGCATAATAGTTTTGAAAAAAGTGCTACAAATCAGAAGCCACGGTATACATActgctttttcctttttaaaaacTCAGTTGGTGTTGTTCAACTTGGAGGAGCCTCGCTCCTggaagtttaagatcaggggatgtttgagaataattatcaATTTTAagtatatgtgaagccctttgagacttgtttgtgatttagggctctataaataaacttgacttgacttgacttgctaaTCACTGCTCTTAACTATCGCACAGCAACCTCGTGTGACAATCTATAATCCTCAAAGAGCAGTTGTACCTTCAATATGAATACGTACAGTATGAAATAATGATTCCCGTCCCCTGAGGAGGAAACTCTAAGTATGAGCTATGCGAGGCTTCTAGACAAATGTAGACGACGACAAACAAAAATGATTCAAATGGTCGCCCTTGCGGTGGGTTTGAAGCGATTTGGTGGTTGTCAAGACTTGTTGTCCTGGAGGGGAAAGCACGAGTGGTTCTGGATAAACATTCAGGGCCACATGCTGTTTAAGACCACCGCTTACTGCAGCTGTGCTGGATGAACTTGCCCACCCCTATGCCCCCCCCCAGCCCCGTCCCCAAGGGGGGCAACAGGCAGAGTGGAGCAGGGTAGGAACTTGAGTAAAGttggaaatagaaaaataaaacagggggggaaaaaaatggatggaaatgGGTCAAGGaaagcacgtgtgtgtgtgtttgagacgGACGGGGAGGGAGGGATGTGTTGACTTTTCCAGGCGGATTCTTGGGGGTAGATAGATTGCACACGTGAGGACTTGGCAGTCagctcatataaaaaaaaacataaacacGACACACTCAACTGAAGGAAAGACCACGTTCCCCCCGccctctttttttccctctttctcaactgctgctttttttttttattctgtgtgTTTCCAGCTTGCGCTGGGCATGTTTGAGCAGGACTTATAATTGAAAGAACATTTAACACGATTTAatccagggggaaaaaaaaatcacctccaCAGTTATAGTCAAACAAGAAAAACATTGAACTTTAGACATTAAAAATTTggctctgaaataaaaaaatgaatgttgtAATGTGGTTATCTAGCTTACATATTAATTTAGGGCAAACTTTCAAATCAAGAGAGATGTAGCTGGGCCATATAAAAggaattttttttcacccccgtCCTGTTTTAGCGCTGCTAGCCACGCTTCAAAACAACACCATCAGCGATGTGTGTAGGCTACGCGAGTGTCGCATTCACCGGATCATTTCGaccgatagaaaaaaaaagttggacttAAAGACTGACTCGACAGTAGCCTGCCGAGTGCATCCAGATGTTGCTCTCATATTTTCCTTGGACTCAACTTGGAtgcattggggggaaaaaataagcTTGGACAAAAAGCAGACATGGTCACTTGGCCGGGAGAATTTACTGGCTACAATAAAATATTGCAGCCAAGAAACCAGATGTCCTATTTATTAATAATTCTATATGGAATGTGGAATGCACAACCTATGGAAATTCGAGCAGCTACTTCTGTGGAAATATTTCATGCCTACTATTTGGGAAACCCACAACTGAAAGATTTTTTAATCCCGACGACACCAGTGACTCTTACCTGACACGAGAATGTCATTGCGGAGGGCGCACACGGCGTACTCCGACTTAGTGAACTCGGGGAGTTTAGCCAGCGACTTCCACTCCCCCGTCACTGGATCGTAGCACTCGGTGTAGGGCAGGTTGAAGCCCCCTATTCTCTCACAACCGCCAACCACCACAATCACCTCCGAGAAACCAGTTGACCTAGAAACAGTAAGATATTGGAGTTGAAGAGATGCAAACAACAGTTTTCAATAAATATGCCCAGGGTGCTACATAAATAAAGAATTTGAAGGCtctctgccaaatgtcctgcggTTGTAACAAAGCTATGTGAAGTTGTGGTTGATATTGTGAGCTGGAGAGTGTTTGTATTGAATTTTAAAGATCCTGTAAGGGGAATTCAGGGATTTATTTACAAATACATACTAGCCTGTtagcttaccgtattttccggactataaggcgcaccttcaatgaatggcccattttaaaactttgtccttatataaggcgcactggactataaggcgcaccattaattcatcatgtcagatttttaatccaaaccaaatcattctccattttatcttttttatttcaacttcagacgcaacaaattactttctaatcacaaaataatgatccatagtcttttcgattcatgattcatagtcttcagtggcccacttatgattgatttcatgacacaatgcttcgggccagtttaaatttaggaatttggtccatatataaggtgcaccggactataaggcgcactgacaGCTTttaagaaaattttaggtttctaggtgcaccttatagttttATAGGATTTATTATGACAAGGAAAACCGAGGTGACGTTACTGCATTCGTCGCTTCACTTATCTCTAAGGCAAAGTTCGTTTTCAGGCACTTCTATCAATctcagcaaaaacaaaacttcAACTGTATTTCTATGATCACATAGTTGTTATGTTCCAAACTGCGGATTGGAGAAATCCAGCTTCCCTTTGTTGTGATATGAGAGAAGCCAAGTTCTCATTATGTAGTTAGTACATGTAAGAGACAGTCTAAGCCAGGCGTGGCTGGTGTTATTTGCTCACGTGATGTTGTTTGCATGTTCTGGAAGCTTCCCAATCAATCAACTATTTTGAGCAGAGGAGAATTGATCCCCCTGGGGGGAAACTGAAAGAAGAAACCAACTGTCTGCTTTGCTTCCCGCTCATAACAAACCTGCCTGGATACAGCGACAATACACAGAACACCGCCTCGGTGACTTCACAACACAACAGGTCATTGGGGTTGATGCACgttattcgttttttttttttttttcaacgagcGACTGTACCAACATGCCCTACTTCCTCCTTTATCACTTCTACTTAAACAGGAGCTACAAAACACAGACGCACTTTACTTGGCAAAGAAACACTCCCTGTTTCTTTGTCTCTCGCACACACGCGCAAAAGCACAAAAATAAGACAACTTCACTTGCCAGTAGCACCAACCAGTTGGAACCAAAGTGTTTTCATCTTGGGCTCGACGTCAATTTGATTAATTGTTCAACTCTAGCTTTTGGAATCTGGCTACCCACATCAAACAAACAATCAATCCATTCAAAGATTTGTGTAATTTCCCTGTGCATACCGGTTTTACTTCACGTTAGCAATAATGAGGCAAAAATGTACCTGCGCGGCCGGGTTCTGGGAGACATCATTTCATTTCCAAGCACGTGGTAGCGCCTGGCTTCGTGGAGGAGATGGTAGCACTCCGGAGCGTTCTGGATGATCTGGTCTCCTTCCACCGTCTGGACAAAGTAGTTGGGGTGCAAAAGTGGCAGGCGCACATGATGGAGCAAGGCCTTCAGCATGGGCTTGCGCTGCTCCACACTGTGGTAAACCCAGCGCATCACGGCCTCAAACACCAACTCCTCCTTCCCGATGGACAGCTCGTCACTGTCGATGTACTCTTCCAGCTCTTCCTTGCGGAGGTCAAGGAACTCCTCGTGCTGGGCCACCTCGGAGAAATTGGCCAGAGCGTAACAGCGGCAACGGCTGGCCAGCTGCTTGAGGGAGTGAGCGTCCGCAAAGCGTTGGATGCCCAGGCAGTTGCATGGGTCCAGCTGGTCCTCCAGGAATTTTGCGCAAGCGTCACGTAACGTGGCGATCTGGAAGAGATTGGAGGTCTCGAAGAGGAACTGGACATTCTCCGTCGTGATCTTGGCACGGCCAGTGTAAACGTAAGCGAGGAAGGATTCCATGGCTTCGGCCAGAATGCCGTTGATCTCCACCAGCATCTCGCGGCTCTCGCGGTGATCGTTGCAGAACATGGCTCTGAAGTAGGAGGAGCACGCCGAGAGCACGGCCCGATGGCAGGGAAACTCGCGGCCCTGCACGCTGATGACCACGTCGGTGAACAGGCGGCAGTCGCGGAACTCGTTGAACACCTGCAGGATGCCCTCGGAGTGCGAGGAGCCGGAGCAGAAGTCCAACACCTCCTGGCTGGCCAGTGTCTTAGGGTCCACCTCAAACACCTGAGGAAGCGACATTTAGCATTTACATTTAACAACTACTTTCGTCTGGCGATGAGGAATCGGTGCGGTGGCGCCAAATAAGGCTCCattttatttggcaaaaaatgttAAATGCAAAGACGTGGTAACTACTAACAAGACATTACACACAGCAACATGTCGACAAGCTAAATGGCAACAAGCAAGTGGGCTTTTCTCAGTTACCATAAATGGTAGACAAGGTCGACTTTTTCCAACACACCTTGCGTTTTACAGCCGGTGAGTCCCTGATGCCGTTGTCCTCCCTGTTCATCCGTCTGCCCAGAATCAACACCATGGCGACAAGAGACTCAAGATGACCTGGGGAAAACAtgcatcatttgtttttgtttgttttggagtGCTTGTATGTGCTGGGAAAGGAGGCCATCCACTTTTATGAGGTCGACTGGTTGCAGGGCAACTTAAAGCCAAATAGACAGATTGGTGAACATTTGCAAGAAATAGGCAGTTTGAAGGGGCCTTTTGGAGTTCAGCTTGTGAAAAACCGGAGCAAAAACAAGtaatctgtttaaaaaaaactaaacgaaaaaacacaccaaaggcaaacaaagcacacaaagacaaacacattGAGCACACGCGTGAAAGGCAAGGAGCGAAATGTTTTACATCAGTTAAATCACAGACACGCTTCTGTTTAAAATCTATATATGCATGTGTCGACACTTCCTCTCGCTCATCACTAAAACAGTTGTGCCCCGGAGCACAATAGACGCCGTGAGGCGGAAGAGCCAAAGAGGCTGGAGACAGGTTGAGCAACCGTTGGAAGGACTATCCCACATGTCAGTCAGGTTTGTTTTGAAGCGCTGGGGGCGGGGCCTCGCCAGGACGACACATCATCAACACTGATACAACACAGGCTGGAGATTTCaacttttcaaactttttataCCAAGTAGTACTACCtcaaaaaaaatacttggctTTCCAAGGACCAACATCATGACCAACATCAAGGCAGAAGTTTTATTCCTTAAAGAATATTTACTATTGTAATCTACTGTAACAGTATACATAGTTTGAACATTAACTCTGTGTTAAAATATAAGACATTTTTAAGAGCCATATGTGATAAATTAAATCATTAgaatacatttgaaaacaaatttagCTTACTTAAATTAAAATTGTGTAACATAGGGGGAGTCAACCTTAAACTTTTCTTTGTAatatgttgttcaatgcagcccaattaatcaaaacattgtgttctgattaatgttttcttcacggaatatgaattaaacaggaaAAATCCACTTGTTTATAACCATCTcagggggcagccattttgccacttgctgtcgactggtaATGACATCACAATTGCTGGTCTCAGGGCACAACCAATCAGGGCTCACcaattttctgaagctgagctgtgattggttgtgacaggAGATGGGAATagtaatgtcattttcagtggacagcgagtggcaaaatggccgcaccCTGCAACGGATAAAAAGTGATGAAATTCATTTCAATTATGAAATTCTGCACAAAATAGTGTTTGATCTGAATATAACTTCCTGTGGGGATATATCCTGAtaaaaaaagaagcagctgtttgacagattgacagctgcaggaGTGAGGTCATTTACTGCAATTTATTTTTAGACTTTGGCAGGCTTTTCACGTGCGCGAGGTAAATAAGTAAACCTGCTTTTAGGATGTGAACAAGCACCTCATCAAGACAATTGGACTGGTTGGGCCACAAGGCTCCTGACTTAAATCTACTGACACATGACACCTGAATTCAGTTTATATCACAATAgcaatataa is a genomic window containing:
- the klhl24a gene encoding kelch-like protein 24a, with the protein product MVLILGRRMNREDNGIRDSPAVKRKVFEVDPKTLASQEVLDFCSGSSHSEGILQVFNEFRDCRLFTDVVISVQGREFPCHRAVLSACSSYFRAMFCNDHRESREMLVEINGILAEAMESFLAYVYTGRAKITTENVQFLFETSNLFQIATLRDACAKFLEDQLDPCNCLGIQRFADAHSLKQLASRCRCYALANFSEVAQHEEFLDLRKEELEEYIDSDELSIGKEELVFEAVMRWVYHSVEQRKPMLKALLHHVRLPLLHPNYFVQTVEGDQIIQNAPECYHLLHEARRYHVLGNEMMSPRTRPRRSTGFSEVIVVVGGCERIGGFNLPYTECYDPVTGEWKSLAKLPEFTKSEYAVCALRNDILVSGGRINSRDVWMYNSQLNLWIRVASLNKGRWRHKMGVLLGKVYAVGGYDGQSRLSSVECYDSFSNRWTEVAPLKEAVSSPAVASCAGKLFVIGGGPDDNTCSDKVQCYDPESDTWLLRANIPIAKRCITAVSLNNLVYVCGGLTKSLFCYDPVEDYWIHVVHTFGKQESCGMSVCNGKIFILGGRGENGEATDTIMCYDPATGIITGVAAMPRCISYHGCVTIHRFNDKYHRP